aaaattaaatgtttacatttttttattgtggtaaatgcgcctaaaatttaccatcttaatcatttttaaatgtatagttcagtagtgttaactaCTTTGCATTTTTGTGCAAGTAATCTCCAGAACgatttcatcttgcaaaattcaAACTCTATAACCATTAAATAActtcccattttccccttcccccagcctgtgccaaccaccattctactctctctCTGAGTAGATCTAGATAcctcatgtaaatgaaatcacacagtatgtcTTTTTGTGATGGCTATTTCATGTAGCATGTCTtttaggttcatccatgtagCATGGGtcagattttccttccttttaaggctgagtgatattccattgtatgtatacaccacattttgtgtatccactCACTCACTGATAGACATCTGAGTTTGCTTCTGCTTTGTGGCAACTGtaaatgttgctatgaacataggtGCACCCAGAAATGGAACTGTTAGATGATATGGccattctatgtttaattttttgaggaaccactatattgttttctcccccccccccaactatattgttttctgaagtggctatatcattttacattcccaccaacaatgtgtaagggttccaatttctccatatccttgaaaatgtttgtcttttttattattattattttttaatgtttatttatttttgacaaagagagagagatagagcatgagtgggtgaggggcagagagagagggagacacagaatccgaagcaggctccaggctctgagctgtcagcacagagcccaacgtagggctcgaactcacagaccgtgagatcatgacctgagctgaagtcggacactcaacagactgagccacacagggagcacccccctttttttaatagaACAGCCGTCCTGACAAGTGTGGGATAattatctcattctggttttgatttgcatttccctaatgattagggatgttgagcatcttttcatatgcttgttggcttacagagtttattttaaaccaaacaaaaactacttcacattttaaaaataaactcactttttaaaacttatctgCTCCTGGGGAAGTCCCTTTCCTCCATCAACTTGAGAAACTGGCAGGCCGAGCTTACAAACCTTCATCTACATTGCATGCCTTCCTTGTAGAACAGCTGCAAAACTGGAAGCTCAGAAACAGTAGGTGGTGACAGACCAGTCCTGTTATTGCAGGAAAATGACAAGCGTGCCCCCTAGTGACGGGTTAGGAAGATAATAGAAAAGGCAAAGGtttaccttaaaagaaaaagcacaacCACCACAAAGAACATCTCTACCCTACCCAGAATCTGGAGAGAAACTAGTAACACAAACTACTAATCAATCACAATAGTTTATTCACAGAGACAGTTAAAAAGATCCAGTTCTGAGGGACAAAATGTGTCACAAAACCTTTGCTTACAAATCCCTAGGTGAAGTTGCCTTGGGAATAATCTGTCCTTCAGCATGATGAGCAATGCCAAGTGAGTGGACTGGGGATGCTAATTTTCAACTGTGGATGCCTCCGCTAAAGCACAGCTTATATTTCATCCTCTTTGGCAATCCTGAAGCATAATGACCTTTAACTTTTATGCTGCACATCCCTCCCAATCTCTAAGAATTTATTGAAGATCTGACTCTAAAGGCAAAAAGGAAGCCCACACCAATGATTACATAAGTCAGAGGGTGGAAGTCGTGACTATTTAACTGTTCTTAGCTCCTTAAGCCCTCTATTATGTAAGTCAAGACTCTGATTTTCAAGCCCTCccaactaaaataataataatgataataataaggtCTGATTCCTTCAGGCACTGTGGCTGCTGAGTCTTCCTGCTCTTTgtctcccctctccaccccccgcccagtCTCTACTGCTCTCTAGTTTGCTGTTTTTCACAGAGCACAGACTCTGAGACATAAAATCCCATAAATGTGTGTGTCTTCACAGAACACAACAGATGAAAGAATACTGactgaaataaacatttcaggCTACAACCTAGTAGGTGACACTCTGGGGTAATGGGTCTATGTAACCAGAGCTACTGACATTAAGTCCCAAGTCTTCCTGCTCCAGCAGGTTGACCTTCAAGGGCTATGTAAGACATAGGAGGTGCCAGCCTCAAGCTGTGTGTTACTTAGAAGCATGGGCCACACTACCCAAATGTCAAAGGCTGGACATTTTTCTGCTGTTCTTTGTGCAGCTGCCGGGCCCGGTTTTTTAGCACCTCGGCCTTTGCCTCATCTTTATCTACACCATCCCCCAGCCTGTACATGCGGCTGGCATTGGCACAGGCCCAGACATGGCCCAAGTCACAGGCTTTCATTGAGTATTTACATGCCAGGCCCATGTCCTTGGGAAAGCCAGGGGCACCCTGCAGGAACATGGCACTGAGATTGAAGCAGCTGGAGGCATAGCTGCCCTCACAGGCCCTTGTGTAGTAGTCTCTGGCCTTCTCCAGATCAGGCTGGCCATCTTCATTGACCTGTCCATCATGTGCCAAGAGACCAACGTTGTGACATGCCTCCACAGACTTCCTTCCAGGCTTCTCACACGCCATCAGAAAGCAGCTGGAGGCAGCTTTCAGGTCCTGGGTCAGTCCacctgggaggaaggaaagggaagaaaaaaataaaaccaaccagGGCAGAACCTGCATGTCTCAGGCCAAAGTTAGAGACTAATTCCTGAATAAAGTTCATACATTTTGAGCTAAGGCAGCATGAAAGGAAGGTGGCCTGGTATATAGCACAAAGACCTTCCAGCCTTGGAATCTTTTGTTCAAATGATATCTTATAAGGCAGACCACCCCTAAGGGAGGTGAAAAGTGGGGACTATAAGAACTACCTCATGGGGTTATAGGGAGAACATGTGATCTTATAAGCACTTTgttaaatgttcattaaatgtaTATTGAATACATATTATTTGCCAACTACTGTTCTAGGTTCTGGAATAAACAGACACAGTCCCTACCCTTATAATCTAATGAAACAGATATTTAACAACCACACAACCTAATGTATGATTTTAAGTGTGACAAGTATTTGGAAGAAAAGTCCAGGATGCTATGAGAATGTATCATGGCTCTGACCTAGACCAGGTTAAGATCAAGGAAAGTCTCCCCAAAGAAGTGATATTTGAGATGtaatataatggggaaaaaaagaaggaaaaaaaaatggagtaagaATTGTTCTAAGCAGGAGGAATaggatacaaagagaaaaaaaactcatATGTCTAGAACCCAGAAATCGCTAGGGAAAAAAGGCTGTAGAGACAGGTAAGGGTCAGATCACAGGTCTGACGCACCTTATTAAGGATCCTGTACTTTATCTTAGAAATTATGGGAAACTGCTAATGGGTGATTTTAAGCAATGGTGATGACAGGGCTcaattttctctttagtttttagatttttctttttaatggaaaatttcaaatccCTATGTACTATCACTCAttctcaaaaaatacaaacactatcttttaacattattttttaaagaaatcactcCAAATCTACCACCTAAAAATAACCATCATTATCATTAAGAGAATACCATTCCAGttagctttgtagtatatattCAGATTACATGCTGGCTGGCTGAATGGACAGCTAGATAGATGTACTTTGAAAAACTGGATTGtatatgctaattttattttttaaagtttgtttgtttgtttgtttgtttgtttatttatttcacatgtgtgagagcagaggaggggcagagagagacagaatcccaagcaggcttcatgctatcagcgcagaacctgatgtagggctcaatcacacgaaccatgagatcatgacctgagttgaaatcaagagtctgatgcttaaccaactgagccacccaggtgccccttaactaaATCTAAGAAGTACTAACTCACAACTATAATAGGTGAGGAGACTGGTGTCTCacatttccttccatctttcctccccctccctctactTTTTGTTActtctctattattttaatttaggaAGACAGCATAGCACAGTGGTTAACAGAAGCCTGGACTCTGTAGCCAGAAAACCTAGGCTCCAGTCCTGGCTCCAtttcttgctggctgtgtgactttaggcaagttacttaacctctataAGCCTccattttcctcacctgtaacatAAGGAAAACAGTACCTACTTCATATGTTAGAAGcttaaatgcatttttacaaagagcctggcacataataagtgtcCGGGAAACATTGTGGTGTTTCTATGCTCTAAAggtttatattatttacattctgTTCAGTAACCTAATAAGCCCAATAGTCATTCTAAATGGATTCCACTCATCACCAGTCTTTTCATTAGAGCTTCTCCATTCCtgaattgtttcttttgattAACTTCTTTATTGGTTATCAAATAGATTTTTCCAGAAAAACTCATAGATTCTATTTCCCCTGAGTTCTTTCAGTTCTGAGAGTGTATTTGTGCCACCTTATATTTAAATAGGATATAGGTCTTGCTTTTATACACAGCCTAACAATCTATGCCTTTTACTAGAGTGTTTACTTACACTTAATGCAATTGTTGATTATAGCTGGGTTAAAATCTATAATCTTACTTATTTCCCATTTGTcccaaatgctttttgttttttctcctttcttgcatTCTTCGGAAtcgtgtatttctttttttaaagattttatttcacttttaagtaatctttacattcaacgtggagctcaaacccataaccctgagatcaagagtcacactcggggtgcctgggtggctcagtcggttaagcgtccgacttcggctcaggtcatgatctcgcggtccgtgggttcgagccccgtgtcgggctttgtgctgacagctcagagcctggagcctgtttcagattctgtgtctccctctttctctgaccctcccctgttcatgctctctatctgtctcaaaaataaataaataaataaatgttaaaaaaaatttttttttttaaataaagagtcaCACTCTCCACTaacccagccagccaggtgccttgaattgtgtatttctttgaattttttttaatgtttattcattttttgagagagagagagagagagagagagagagagagaatgagtgggggcaggacagagagagagggagacacagaatatgaagcaggctccagcctctgagctatcagcacagtttgatgcggggctcaaacccacgaaccatgagatcatgacctgagctgaagttgaatgcttagccagctgagccttGAATTGTGTATTTCTAATAATCCATGTCATTCTTATCACTGGTTTTTTAGTTATACTTCCTTCTTCAGTGACTTATCTAGTGAACATATAACATTAATTTATCACAATCTACCACAAATATTATACCACTTCACATATAATGTAAgaatcttaaaatacatttttattcatttaccacAGTTCCATCCTTTGTATTATTGCTATTATGTCTTACTTCTacgtatactttttaattttacttctatatATAAACCTCACAATACACTgcaattatttttgctttaaacagtcTTTTAGAGATattaagaatgaggaaaaaagtcTCATATCTGCATACATATTCTAATGTGCTTTATTCTTATGTATGGATCTTAGTTTCCATCTGTTATCATTTGCTTTCAATCCAAacaactttaacattttttgtggTGCAGGTCTGCTAATGATTCATTCCATGAGCTTTTGTCTatctgaaaatgaatttatttcatcttcatttttattttttttaatgtttatttattttgagaaagagtacatgtgcaagagtgggggaggggcagagacagagagagggagagagagaatccca
Above is a window of Panthera uncia isolate 11264 unplaced genomic scaffold, Puncia_PCG_1.0 HiC_scaffold_210, whole genome shotgun sequence DNA encoding:
- the LOC125917620 gene encoding cytochrome c oxidase assembly factor 7, translated to MAGVVDFQDEEQVKSFLENMEVECNYQCYREKDPNGCYRLVDYLEGIQKNFEEAAKVLKFNCEENKHSDSCYKLGAYYVTGKGGLTQDLKAASSCFLMACEKPGRKSVEACHNVGLLAHDGQVNEDGQPDLEKARDYYTRACEGSYASSCFNLSAMFLQGAPGFPKDMGLACKYSMKACDLGHVWACANASRMYRLGDGVDKDEAKAEVLKNRARQLHKEQQKNVQPLTFG